One region of Qipengyuania sp. SS22 genomic DNA includes:
- the ftsE gene encoding cell division ATP-binding protein FtsE: protein MSAPEDEVVRFDNVGLRYGTDREILSNVSFALFPGRFYFLTGASGAGKTSLLRLLYLAQRPSRGAISMFGTDVITLPRERLPAYRRRMGVVFQDFRLVDHLSAFDNVALPLRVSGVREVDLQGPVSDMLDWVGLAHRADARPATLSGGEQQRVAIARAVIGRPDMLVADEPTGNVDPEMALKLIRLFEALNRLGTTVVVATHDVHLLRKVPDSLIMRLDKGLLSDPTGALRYPPRRVGAGE, encoded by the coding sequence ATGAGCGCACCCGAGGACGAGGTCGTCCGGTTCGACAATGTCGGGCTGCGCTACGGCACCGATCGCGAGATCCTGTCGAACGTGTCCTTCGCATTGTTCCCCGGCCGGTTCTATTTCCTCACTGGCGCCAGCGGGGCGGGCAAGACCTCGCTGCTGCGCCTGCTTTATCTCGCGCAACGCCCGTCGCGCGGGGCGATCAGCATGTTCGGGACCGATGTCATCACTCTCCCGCGCGAGCGGCTACCCGCCTATCGCCGGCGGATGGGGGTGGTGTTTCAGGATTTCCGGTTGGTCGATCATTTGTCGGCCTTCGACAATGTCGCGCTGCCCCTGCGTGTCTCGGGCGTACGCGAAGTCGATTTGCAGGGGCCGGTGTCCGACATGCTCGACTGGGTCGGGCTGGCCCACCGCGCCGATGCGCGCCCGGCAACGCTGTCGGGCGGCGAACAGCAACGCGTCGCCATCGCGCGCGCGGTGATCGGCCGCCCCGATATGCTGGTGGCGGACGAACCGACGGGCAATGTCGATCCGGAAATGGCGCTCAAGCTGATTCGCCTGTTCGAAGCGCTCAACCGGCTGGGCACCACAGTGGTGGTGGCGACGCATGACGTCCACCTGCTGCGCAAGGTGCCCGATTCGCTGATCATGCGGCTCGACAAGGGGCTGTTGTCCGACCCCACCGGCGCGCTGCGCTATCCGCCACGGCGGGTGGGGGCGGGTGAATGA
- a CDS encoding cell division protein FtsX, protein MKRPPVPPRMVERGRSPFQGRRAAHLLPQARLGGPMPWVIAIMVALTVLAAGGGLALDNLADRARGELSGSATVQIVEADPQSRAQQAEGAATILVQDPSVAGLAVVPQESVEALLAPWLGTDTPEDTVPIPALIDLRLRDGADAATLDRLRSLLADRVPAARIDAQAQWLAPVLAALSALGWMALGLIGLLAFTGAAAVWLAARNALGSNRDTIEIVHLLGGNDDQIARIFQRSILVDALGGGVLGLVIGMVAVWVMGAQFAALDSGLVTGGGLETSDWLVLALVPVGAVVLAVYTARFTVLASLRKML, encoded by the coding sequence ATGAAAAGGCCCCCGGTCCCGCCGCGCATGGTCGAGCGTGGCCGCTCGCCCTTCCAGGGACGCCGCGCGGCGCATTTGCTGCCGCAGGCGCGGCTGGGCGGGCCGATGCCGTGGGTGATCGCAATCATGGTCGCGCTGACAGTGCTGGCGGCAGGGGGCGGGCTGGCGCTCGACAATCTGGCTGATCGCGCACGCGGTGAATTGTCCGGCAGCGCGACGGTGCAGATTGTCGAGGCGGATCCGCAATCGCGCGCGCAGCAGGCGGAGGGTGCGGCGACCATCCTGGTGCAGGACCCCTCGGTCGCGGGGCTCGCGGTGGTGCCGCAGGAATCGGTCGAGGCCTTGCTCGCGCCATGGCTGGGCACCGACACGCCCGAAGATACCGTACCGATCCCCGCGCTGATCGACCTGCGGCTGCGCGATGGCGCGGATGCGGCCACGCTCGACCGGCTGCGCAGCCTGCTCGCCGACCGCGTCCCCGCGGCGCGGATCGATGCGCAGGCGCAATGGCTGGCCCCCGTGCTCGCCGCGCTGTCGGCGCTTGGCTGGATGGCGCTGGGGCTGATCGGCCTGCTCGCCTTCACCGGCGCGGCGGCGGTATGGCTGGCGGCGCGCAATGCGCTGGGCAGCAATCGCGACACGATCGAGATCGTTCACCTGCTGGGCGGCAATGACGACCAGATCGCGCGAATCTTCCAGCGCTCGATCCTCGTCGATGCGCTGGGCGGGGGCGTGCTCGGCCTCGTCATCGGGATGGTTGCGGTGTGGGTGATGGGGGCGCAATTCGCGGCGCTCGATTCGGGCCTCGTGACGGGCGGCGGGCTTGAAACCAGCGATTGGCTGGTCTTGGCCCTTGTCCCTGTGGGGGCGGTTGTTCTAGCGGTCTATACGGCGCGGTTCACCGTGCTCGCGTCGCTCAGGAAAATGCTGTGA
- a CDS encoding YdcF family protein produces MILRLFAAVMLVYAFGFLGFAVSLPQPAADEKTDAVIVLTGGPGRIARGLSVVEQDLAREMFVSGVDPDVTPAEFAAEFDVSRRTMQCCVKLGYLAVDTRSNAGEAAQWLKENEFTSVRLVTTDWHMARSAAEFSETLPPDMRVVKDAVVSHPQLATLYLEYNKLLAAAMSQGLPR; encoded by the coding sequence GTGATCCTTCGCCTCTTCGCTGCCGTCATGCTGGTCTATGCGTTCGGTTTTCTCGGTTTTGCCGTGTCGCTGCCCCAGCCGGCGGCGGACGAGAAGACCGATGCGGTGATCGTGCTGACCGGCGGGCCGGGCCGGATCGCGCGCGGCCTGTCGGTGGTCGAGCAGGATCTGGCGCGCGAAATGTTCGTCTCGGGCGTCGATCCCGATGTGACGCCCGCCGAATTCGCCGCCGAATTCGATGTCTCGCGGCGGACGATGCAATGCTGCGTCAAGCTCGGCTATCTCGCGGTCGATACGCGCAGCAATGCCGGCGAAGCGGCGCAATGGCTCAAGGAAAACGAATTCACCTCGGTGAGGCTGGTGACGACCGACTGGCACATGGCGCGCTCGGCCGCCGAATTCAGTGAAACGCTGCCCCCCGATATGCGCGTGGTCAAGGACGCGGTGGTCTCGCACCCGCAGCTCGCTACGCTTTATCTCGAATATAACAAGCTGCTGGCGGCGGCGATGTCGCAGGGACTGCCGCGCTGA
- a CDS encoding lysophospholipid acyltransferase family protein: MLFLRNLAFYLAFYSGSLLITTASLVSLPFSVSAFRARVRNWSQWQRWCVRHMLGCEIVHEGAPFDEPVLYAIKHESFFEAIDAPALFNCPSVFAKQELFKIPLWGRAAAAFGLVPVEREAGAKALMKMIRHAKALIADGRPLVIFPEGTRVPHGESRPLQSGFAGLYKMLGLPVVPVAVNSGPIYHRRLKRSGRITYRFGEPIPPGLPRAEVEERVREAINALN; encoded by the coding sequence ATGCTCTTTCTCCGCAACCTCGCCTTCTACCTCGCCTTCTATAGCGGCTCGCTGCTGATCACGACGGCGTCGCTGGTCTCGCTGCCCTTCAGCGTGAGCGCGTTCCGTGCGCGGGTGCGCAATTGGTCGCAATGGCAACGCTGGTGCGTCAGGCACATGCTCGGCTGCGAAATCGTGCATGAGGGTGCGCCGTTCGACGAGCCGGTGCTCTATGCCATCAAGCACGAGAGTTTCTTCGAGGCGATCGATGCGCCGGCGCTGTTCAATTGCCCGAGCGTCTTCGCCAAGCAGGAGCTGTTCAAGATCCCGTTATGGGGCCGCGCCGCCGCCGCCTTTGGCCTCGTCCCGGTCGAGCGCGAGGCGGGTGCCAAGGCGCTGATGAAGATGATCCGCCATGCCAAGGCATTGATCGCGGATGGCCGCCCGCTGGTGATCTTTCCCGAAGGCACGCGTGTGCCGCATGGTGAAAGCAGGCCGCTGCAATCGGGGTTCGCGGGACTGTACAAGATGCTCGGCCTGCCGGTCGTGCCCGTCGCAGTGAACAGCGGGCCGATCTATCACCGGCGGCTCAAGCGCTCGGGGCGGATCACCTACCGCTTCGGCGAGCCGATACCGCCGGGCCTTCCGCGTGCTGAAGTCGAGGAGCGCGTGCGCGAGGCGATCAACGCGCTTAACTGA
- a CDS encoding prephenate/arogenate dehydrogenase family protein has translation MTISRVAIIGLGLIGGSIGLAVRAMLPGVATVGWDADADVRKRAAERGLAGTVCDSVADAVHDAELVILCVPVGAMGYAAEAIAPHLQPGTIVSDVGSSKRRVGEALAKTLPEAVVIPAHPVAGTENSGPDAGFPELFRHRWCIITPDETAPPAAVDALTQFWEGLGAKVEIMDPAHHDLVLAVTSHIPHLIAYTIVGTASDLEDVTRGEVIKYSAGGFRDFTRIAASNPTMWRDVFLSNRDAVLEVLGRFTEDLSLLQRAIRDGDGDTLFDLFERTRAIRRSIIEEGQDDARADFGRTDH, from the coding sequence ATGACGATTTCGCGCGTCGCGATCATCGGGCTCGGTCTGATCGGCGGTTCGATCGGGCTGGCGGTGCGCGCAATGCTGCCCGGTGTGGCGACCGTCGGCTGGGATGCCGATGCCGATGTGCGCAAACGCGCCGCCGAACGCGGGCTTGCGGGCACGGTCTGCGACAGCGTGGCCGATGCGGTGCACGACGCCGAGCTGGTGATCCTGTGCGTGCCCGTCGGCGCGATGGGCTATGCCGCCGAAGCGATCGCGCCGCATCTGCAGCCCGGCACCATCGTCAGCGATGTCGGCTCCTCCAAGCGCCGCGTCGGCGAGGCGCTCGCCAAGACGCTGCCCGAGGCGGTCGTCATCCCCGCGCACCCGGTGGCGGGGACCGAGAACAGCGGACCCGATGCCGGTTTCCCCGAACTTTTCCGCCATCGCTGGTGCATCATCACGCCGGACGAGACGGCCCCGCCCGCAGCTGTCGATGCGCTCACGCAGTTCTGGGAAGGGCTGGGCGCCAAAGTCGAGATCATGGACCCGGCGCATCACGACCTCGTGCTCGCGGTGACCAGCCATATCCCGCACCTGATCGCCTATACCATCGTCGGCACCGCCTCCGACCTCGAGGATGTGACCCGCGGTGAAGTGATCAAATATTCGGCCGGTGGCTTCCGCGATTTCACCCGCATCGCCGCGAGCAATCCGACGATGTGGCGCGACGTGTTCCTGTCCAACCGCGATGCCGTGCTCGAGGTGCTCGGACGGTTCACCGAAGACCTCAGCCTGCTCCAGCGCGCGATCCGCGATGGCGATGGCGACACGTTGTTCGACCTGTTCGAACGCACCCGCGCGATCCGCCGCTCGATCATCGAAGAAGGCCAGGACGACGCGCGCGCCGACTTCGGGCGGACCGACCACTAA
- the hisC gene encoding histidinol-phosphate transaminase → MADTPIMKPWIEGIHAYVPGKSTSADGRKLVKLSANENPLGCSADALAALAADHAPAVYPDPDATALRAALGKQHGIDPARIVCGTGSDELLNLAAQGFAGPGDEVLFSRYSFAVYDIAARRCGATPVEAPDADYGTDVDALLAAVTERTGVVFLANPNNPTGTCLPREEVERLHAGLPGDVLLVVDQAYAEYLEPDEHDGGLDLAAHHANVLVTRTFSKIYGLAGERIGWATGAPGLVDVLNRIRGPFNVTASGQRAALAALSDTNFLARSREANREERKRFVHAIEALGNHGLRAVPSKANFVLVLFEGDLEAEAALQAIAEAGYAVRHLPGQGLPQALRITIGTARQMDDITRVLRTLCGAGG, encoded by the coding sequence ATGGCAGACACACCCATCATGAAGCCCTGGATCGAAGGCATCCATGCCTATGTCCCGGGCAAATCGACCAGTGCCGACGGGCGCAAGCTGGTCAAACTGTCGGCAAACGAGAACCCGCTGGGCTGCAGCGCCGACGCGCTGGCGGCGCTGGCTGCCGACCATGCCCCCGCGGTCTATCCCGATCCCGATGCCACCGCATTGCGCGCGGCGCTAGGCAAGCAGCATGGCATCGACCCTGCGAGGATCGTCTGCGGCACGGGTTCGGACGAATTGCTCAATCTTGCCGCGCAGGGCTTTGCCGGTCCGGGAGACGAGGTCTTGTTCAGCCGCTACAGCTTCGCGGTCTACGATATCGCCGCGCGGCGCTGCGGCGCGACCCCGGTGGAAGCCCCCGACGCCGATTACGGCACCGATGTCGATGCGCTGCTGGCCGCGGTGACCGAGCGTACCGGGGTGGTGTTCCTCGCCAATCCGAACAATCCCACCGGCACCTGCCTGCCTCGCGAAGAGGTCGAGCGGCTCCATGCTGGCTTGCCGGGCGATGTGCTGCTGGTGGTCGATCAGGCCTATGCCGAATATCTCGAACCCGACGAGCACGACGGCGGGCTGGATCTTGCCGCGCACCACGCCAATGTGCTGGTCACGCGAACCTTCTCCAAGATTTACGGGCTGGCGGGCGAGCGGATCGGCTGGGCCACCGGCGCGCCGGGGCTGGTCGATGTGCTCAACCGCATTCGCGGGCCGTTCAACGTGACTGCCAGCGGCCAGCGCGCCGCGCTTGCCGCGCTTAGCGACACGAACTTCCTCGCGCGCTCGCGCGAAGCCAATCGCGAAGAGCGCAAGCGGTTCGTCCATGCCATCGAGGCACTGGGCAATCACGGTTTGCGGGCGGTGCCGAGCAAGGCCAATTTCGTGCTCGTGCTGTTCGAAGGCGACCTGGAGGCGGAAGCCGCGCTGCAGGCGATCGCCGAGGCAGGCTATGCGGTGCGGCACCTGCCCGGACAGGGCCTTCCGCAAGCGCTGCGCATCACCATCGGCACCGCGCGCCAGATGGATGACATCACCCGCGTATTGCGCACGCTGTGCGGTGCGGGCGGATGA
- the metX gene encoding homoserine O-acetyltransferase MetX: MNAQPQSLLLPDPLPLDGGGELARVEVAYETYGTLADDGSNAILLCHALTGDQHVASVHPLTGKPGWWERMVGPGKPIDTDRFHVICPNVIGSCMGSTGPASEASDGSAYAMRFPVITIRDMVRAHVALLDVLGIDRLHAVVGGSMGGMQALSLAANWPERTERVLVIASTSRHSAQNIGFHELGRQAIMADPRWQDGDYYGGKAPDSGLAVARMAAHITYLSEEALTAKFGRNLQDRPDGTKGAKSFGFDADFQVESYLRYQGSGFTRRFDANSYLYITRAMDYFDLAEEHGGRLADAFAGTTARFCLVSFDSDWLYPTSESRHVVHALNAAGAAVSFVELSAPHGHDSFLLDVPALDRVVQGFLG; encoded by the coding sequence TTGAACGCGCAACCCCAATCGCTGCTCTTGCCCGACCCGCTGCCGCTTGATGGCGGCGGCGAACTGGCGCGTGTCGAGGTGGCGTATGAGACCTATGGCACGCTCGCCGATGACGGCTCGAATGCGATCCTGCTGTGCCATGCACTCACCGGCGACCAGCATGTCGCCAGCGTACATCCGCTGACCGGCAAGCCCGGGTGGTGGGAACGCATGGTCGGCCCCGGCAAGCCGATCGACACCGACCGCTTCCATGTCATCTGCCCCAATGTGATCGGCAGCTGCATGGGCTCGACCGGCCCCGCAAGCGAGGCCAGCGACGGCAGCGCCTATGCGATGCGCTTCCCGGTTATCACCATCCGCGACATGGTGCGCGCGCATGTCGCATTGCTCGACGTGCTGGGCATCGACCGGCTGCACGCGGTGGTCGGTGGTTCGATGGGCGGGATGCAGGCGCTGAGCCTCGCGGCGAACTGGCCCGAACGCACCGAGCGCGTGCTCGTCATCGCCTCGACCAGCCGCCATTCGGCGCAGAACATCGGTTTCCATGAATTGGGGCGGCAAGCGATCATGGCCGATCCGCGCTGGCAGGATGGCGACTATTACGGCGGCAAAGCGCCCGACAGCGGCCTCGCGGTGGCGCGGATGGCGGCGCATATCACCTATCTGTCCGAAGAGGCGTTGACTGCGAAGTTCGGGCGCAATCTGCAGGATCGGCCCGACGGGACCAAAGGCGCCAAGAGCTTCGGCTTCGATGCCGATTTCCAGGTCGAAAGCTATCTGCGCTATCAGGGCAGCGGTTTCACCCGGCGGTTCGACGCCAACAGCTATCTCTACATCACCCGCGCGATGGATTATTTCGACCTTGCGGAAGAGCATGGCGGACGACTGGCCGATGCCTTTGCGGGGACCACCGCGCGCTTCTGTCTCGTCAGTTTCGACAGCGACTGGCTCTATCCGACGAGCGAGAGCCGCCATGTCGTTCACGCGCTCAATGCCGCGGGGGCCGCAGTGAGCTTTGTCGAACTGTCGGCCCCGCATGGCCATGACAGCTTCCTGCTCGATGTGCCTGCGCTCGACCGGGTCGTGCAGGGGTTCCTCGGATGA
- the metW gene encoding methionine biosynthesis protein MetW, producing the protein MSLRPDLAVIAAHITPGSRVLDIGCGDGSLMLALRDLGCDVRGIEIDGASVERCVSQGLSVVQGDADRDLHDYPDKGFDYAVLSQTLQTAVRPDRMLDELLRVGTRAFVSFPNFAHWRTRAALLVGGRMPVTRSIPVSWYETQNIHHVTIADFRDLAREKSATIERDCYFSHQRPIARIGANARAEFAVFELSR; encoded by the coding sequence ATGAGCCTGCGGCCCGATCTTGCCGTGATCGCAGCGCATATCACGCCGGGGAGCCGCGTGCTCGATATCGGCTGCGGCGACGGGTCGCTGATGCTCGCTTTGCGCGATCTGGGGTGCGATGTGCGCGGGATCGAGATCGACGGTGCCAGCGTCGAACGCTGCGTATCGCAGGGCCTGTCGGTGGTGCAGGGCGATGCCGATCGCGATCTGCACGATTACCCCGACAAGGGCTTTGATTATGCCGTGCTCAGCCAGACGCTGCAGACCGCGGTGCGGCCCGACCGCATGCTCGACGAACTGCTTCGCGTCGGTACGCGTGCCTTTGTCAGCTTCCCCAATTTCGCGCATTGGCGCACCCGCGCCGCTTTGCTGGTCGGAGGGCGCATGCCAGTAACGCGCAGCATCCCGGTGAGCTGGTACGAAACGCAGAATATCCACCACGTCACGATCGCGGATTTCCGCGACCTCGCGCGCGAAAAATCCGCGACGATCGAGCGCGACTGCTATTTTTCCCACCAGCGCCCGATCGCGCGCATCGGCGCCAATGCCCGCGCTGAATTCGCCGTGTTCGAGCTGTCGCGCTAG